Genomic DNA from Halobacteriovorax sp. DA5:
GACAATCATACTGACAACTAAAAATGACTTCCTTTGGATAGGGAGCCGAAAAATCATTTTGGATATACTTCTTCGTAGCATAGTCCGCAAGACAAAATCCGGGACTTGGGATGGCCGCTAAGATATTTAGTGAAAGTATTCCAATGACTGCGGCCTTCATTACTTACCAGTCATTCCTTGGTAGAGCGCAAACCAGATGTAAATACTTAGAACAAGTAAGACTAGTTTAAAACTGATACGCCAGTAATTTAGTGGTTTTTTATTTTTCATGGGCGCGATTATATGTATCTCATTAGACTTAGGCAAGCTTCTAAGTTATTGGAATTATTTTTAAAATAGTGTTTTGGTCAAGTATGGGCGTTGAATTTCCGAAAAGTGAATGAATAATTAATCTTTATTAAGGACGTTCATGAAGTTTATTAAGAACCCTTCTTTTATCTTAATCTTTTCACTTCTATTAGGTGTTTTTCCTCAGGTCTATTTTGTAAAAAATAATCTACCTGAAATTGATTGGCGAACACCCGCTTCAACACAAAGTAGCGCTTATGAGATTTGGGGAGAGATGATGGAAGCATCTGTTGGCTATAATGCTAAAGCAATAGGTGTCAAAGGCTCTGGCCGACGCTCTATTACATGGGGGGCGGAGAAAGAAGGCTCCTCTTCGTATGTAACTAGAATTCTAGGTCCAGATGTTAGGGCATTTTTGGATATTCTTCCAACTGAAGAGTCGAAGCGTCGCAAATTTTTAAAAGAATTCTTCACAAAGTGGATGAATAATACCCCAGGACAATCAAGTCGTGTATGGGTAGATGAAAATGGAACTCGCTACGATCCTGCACAAGAGCTCTTCGATGAAAAAGGGCGAAGTAAGGCCATGGATATTTCCTTTCTGAATGGTTTTAATCCAGAAGAAGCGTCTTTGGATGAACTTGAGGAAATGTGGAATGAGTGGGGAAGTAAAACAAATAATAGTCCATTTAGTTATCTTTCGCCTCTAACGAGAAGGCAATTCTTTAAAGGTGAGTTTCCACATATCGAAACAGAATTGAAACCTTACTACCGTATGGTTCCAAATATCGGTATTTTTCAAAAATATATAGATGATATCGAGCCAACTTCGGTTGGTTGGGAAATTCTATTTAAACCTCAAAAATCATATGGTGAATTCCAAGAGATGATTGCGTGGTTTAAAAAGACAATGGGAAGAAATGGAGAGTTGTTTCAGGCCCCTGGACATCAACGTATGGTCGTTCCAGTTGGGAAAAAATTTAATCGTCAAAAAGCTGCAGAACTTACTAAAGTCGCTCAGGCCCTTATTGTTCTTGAGGGGATTGCCGGGCGCTCAGGAATCGAAACGGCAGACTATAAAGAAATTCTTGATGATTGGGAAATATCAAATGGAATTATCGATGGAGAAGAAACCAATAGAGGACCTTTAAGAGTTGATTATGAAGGTCGTTTTGTAAATGATTCGATTTCAATTGAATTTCGCTCTGGAACAAAGAATGCAAGAGTCGCACGTTTTATTCAAGCCTCACTTGCTTCACGTTTTTCTCGTAATGACTTTTCTGGAATTGAAAAGATTCGCTCTTGGACTCTCATTGATGAAGAGACGATACATTATGCAGAAGCTTCCGATTTAAAGCATCGCTTTGGTCTAACAATGGAACAAGCGAAGAGGGCCGCCGATAAACTTAATCAAGCATCCCTTGAAGGCTATAATGTCGTCCTTTGGAATTGGTATAATGAATGTCCGATTCTTGGGAAAACTAAGAAGACGATTCTTAAATATTTAACAAGGGATTATCTCATTGATGTTGGAAGCTTAAGACATACTAATCGAGAGAACTTGAAAAAGGCCATCATCTCTTTACAAAGAGAATGGGTTGCTTCTTCAAATATCACAGAAGACATCAGAAAGTACATGATGCCGCAGAGAAGTTTTTCTGACACAGAAAACTTTCATAAATTCAAACCAGGTACGAATATGCCAATAGACGTAAATAAAGTTGATCTTGGTATTGAGTATTCTGCAAAATTTCCCCTTAAGTATCAGGGTGATTTTGCTATGATTGAAAATGAAGATGGCGGTTATAATCGCCAAAGGCTTATGGACGGTAAAATGTCATGGCTTCAAACTCGTGTGGATATGTCACCTGATGAAAAAGAAGCATACCTTGAAAAACTTGCAACTGATCTTCGTGATCGTTTAGGTGGAGAAGGGGAAGTTGAAAGACTGTATGAAGATGGGCATGGCCACGGTCTTGATATTGCTTTTAAAATCCGTGACTCTAAAGATCGATCATGGAGAGTTGAGTGGGATGGTATTGGCCGAAATTATACTCCAGCAGGTGATGTCATTATTGACTCGGTTCGAGCTGGATCTATTGAAGTTGTCACACCTAAATTTGAACCAAATATGGATGAGATGCAGGCGGTATTTGATACTTTTCAAAAGAATAATGCACTTCCATATATTAAGGCCGGTGGTGGTCACTTAAATATTGATTTAACAGTCTTTGATGGTAAGCCTCACGAGTTTGCAAGATTTCTTGCTGTCTTCAATGAGTATCGCTCTGTGATTGCATTTATGTTTCAAGATTTAAATCGTGTTAAGAGTGCGGAGCCAGTTGCTATCTCAGATGAGTTTGCACAAAAACTTGCTAATTGGAATGGGACAGAAACTGAACTAAAAAAAGCACTTTATAATGAAGGCTATTTTAATAAACGTGTTGGACGTAAGGCCCGTTACACTCACTTAGATGTTTCGGCATATTTCCAAGATGTTATCCCTGAGAAATTTATTAGTGATGATTTCGATATATCTAATCCAAAAGTTCCATGGCGTCCTGCTTTTAGAGTTAATCCGAAAATCAGAAAGGCCGAGGTTCGTTTAATGAATGCTCCTCGTGATGCTTATGAGAGTGCTCTACAAATGAAGTTATTCAGGGCCATCTTAAATAAGGCCTTAAATACAACAGATGAGATTTCAGGGGAGTTACAAAATGTAAGTCATGAAGAATATCTTAAGAATCCAGCAAGGCTTATTGAAGATCTTAAGAAAATGACAGATGACTTAGGACTTGAAATGCGAGAATATCGTCCAATTATTGGTGAAGGTCTTGCAAATGTAGAGCAGTACACAAATATGAGGTTTTATCGTCCACTTAAAGATCAGCTTGTGAATAATCCTGTTTTTGATGGTTGGGAAAAAGCTGTTAGGCCAAGAGGGAAGAACTCTGCAATAGCTTCGGAAGGAAAGGCGTATACTGGGCCGATTTATCCCGAAGCTTTAGAGTTTCAAGAGCTTCGCGTGGAATCGGCCAAACAAGGTGAGATTAATCGTGCGACACTTGATCCTAACTTCTATGGTGGAAAGCAGTTTTCACGTAAGACAAATTGTGTGGAGGCAATTAGAAAATTAATTGCAAATTAAAATGAAGCTTAAGCAAATTTATACGACATTAATCTTAGAAGATGCAAAGCATGTAAGGGAAATGTTAGAGAGCGCTGGTATCAAAGTACATTCTTCTAGTGGCCACTTGAATCAGCATATTTACTTAAACTCTGCAGCTGCCCAAGAGTATTTGATTTCTGTTGAAGAATTATATTATATCGATGCTAAGTATATCTTAGAGAAAAACGGCATCGAAGTTTTAAACCTTGAAGAAAGTAAGTCACAAAAAGAAGTGGATTATATGCACGACTCATTAAGACTTGCTATCTTTGGTATGATATTTGTTCCTGTCGTTCTGAATCTTTTATCTCTTTATAAATTCGGATTAGGAATTAAGCACAAAGAAAAATTAAAATTCTTTCGTATCACACAAATAATTATTCTCAATGTCATCGGTCTCGCATTTTGGAGTACCATGCTTTATAATAAATATTACTTATCACAGTAGTTTGTAATTGTTATTTTATTTATCTTAATAGGAAGGCCATTATCTCTTCATCAAATGGAATCGAGGAGGAGAAATGAAGGTCCTATTTGTCTTATTATTTTCATTAATGACATTTGCTAATCAAAAAGTTTTATCAAAGCGTACTGTTACACTACCAGTTGATATTAGTACGGCCAAACTTAAGTGGACGAGCCTTGGTTATGGTGAAACTTTCTTTGTTAAAATTATTGTTCCGGAGCTTGCTGGTGAGACGATTATGAATCACCGTAACGTAGGTGAAGATGGACCATGTATGTTCACGTACGATACACAACACCTTGAAGATGTTATTGGCAACAACCCTGGCGTCGAAGATATTGATTTTGAAATAACTCTGACAAAGTTCTTTTCTAAAGATGCGCAAGGTCAATGTCGTGTGTCTCTTCAAGAAAATATTAACGCAAATATTCGTGGATTTAAGTTTACACACACTCTAAGTCATCAAATGCCAAATAGAGTTGGTGAGGATTGTTTCTAACGAAGGTCTTTGAATAGAAATTCAAGTCCATTTAATTTGATCTCGGCAAGCTCTTCTAGGAGTCTGCCGAGCTCTCCTTGTGGGAAGCCCTTTTGCGAAAACCACACGAGGTACTCATCAGGAAGATCAATAAGAAGTCGTCCCCTGTACTTTCCAAATGGCATCGTGGTCTGGACGAATTTTAAGAGATGTTCTTTATTAAATGCAACTTCCATATTCTTAGTATAATGGAATACACATTGACTGGCCCCTATAAACTCTGCTAAAAATGACGAATGGCAGAATTTACGCAATTGGGGCTATCCCAAACTATTGAAGAAGCTCTTTTAAAGAAGGGCTATACAAAACCAACTCAGATTCAAGCTGAAGGAATCCCAGCTGTATTAGAAGGCAAGGATCTTCTTGCGATCTCTCAGACTGGAAGTGGGAAGACTGCCGCATTTTCGACGCCTATTCTTGATTTAATCTCAAAGAGTAAGTCAAAACTTAAACCATTTCATATTAGATCACTTATTATTGCACCAACTCGCGAACTAGCGATGCAGGTCGAAGAAAGTTTTAAGGAGTATGGTAAGGGCCTAGCTCTTTCAACTCTTGCTGTTTATGGTGGAAGTGCAAAAAAGTTACAAGTTCAAAAGCTTGCGAAGGGGATTCAGATCCTCGTTGCAACTCCAGGACGCTTAGTTGATCTTATAAGAGATGAAAAAATCTTTTTAGATGAAGTAACGCACTTAGTTCTTGATGAAGCAGATCGTATGTTAGATATGGGCTTTAAGGATGATCTTGAATTTGTATTAAAGAGACTTCCTGAAAGTAAGCAGTGCCTTTTCTTTTCTGCTACGATGGCCAAAGAAGTAGAAGCTATTGCAAATAAACTTTTACAGAATCCTCATAAAATTGAAATTGCACCTGTTAAAGCAAGGCATGAGGGGATTCGTCAGATGGCCTATCTCGTCGAAGAAGAAAGAAAAGCTGACTTCCTATTAAAGTTTTTAAAAGATCGCCAAGTAAAAAGTATCATTGTCTTTGTAAAAACAAAGTCAGATGCCAATAAGCTTGAGAGGCATTTAAAAGCAAATCAAATAAAAGCATGTGCCATTCATGGTGATCGAGACCAGCGCCAGAGAATCTATAACTTAAAAGAATTTCAAAAAGGTAATATGCATGTTCTTGTTGCTACAGATATTGCGGCAAGAGGGCTTGATATCGATGGCGTAGGATATGTATTAAACTTTAGTCTTCCACAACAAGTTGAAAATTACACTCACCGTATTGGGCGCACTGGACGTGGGGGAAGAAGAGGTATTGCTATCTCTTATATCTCACCAAGTGAAGAAAAATATTTTAAAAGAATTCAAAAAGAACTTGGACTTGATATCCATATAAAAGGGCCTACTAAGTAGGCCCTTTTTTTATGCAATTTTATGAAAATTATTTTTCGATATTTGCACCAACAACAGCTGCCATTTGCATCATGTTGATCGTTTCACCTTCCTTCATATTACGAAGGTCAGTTACTTTACCAGACTTTGAAGTCGAGTGTGTGTGCTTAAAGATTGAAAGAAGAGTTGCATCAGCTACGATGAACTTACCTGCGTTCTCTGGCTTTCCATTTTCAGTCTTAGTTTGAAGACCTTTTTCTTTAATATAATCCCACAGTCTTTTAGTGATTTCAGTTCTTGGCAGTTCTGTCTCACCAAGCATTGCTGCTAAGTCTGATTTTAGTTTTACTGGTTTTTTTAATCCTTTTTCTTCACTCATAATTTAATCCTTTAATTAGTGTCTCTAATAATTGTTTAGGAAAAGACTTTCTTTGTACAGAAAAATCAATTACCCATCAAGTCTATCATCTGCGATATGAGTATTTAAATCCTCAATAACAGATAATTCAACTATATTTGATGCCTTATCCAATAGAATAAGACAGTCTTTACTTAAATTAAGAAGGTGTAGCTTCTTACCTTGCTGTGCGTAGCGCTCAGTAATATTCTGTAGGGCCTCAATACCAGAGTGATCCCAAACACGTGAGTTGTCAAAATCAATATACACATGCTCTTTGTCATCTTTAAAATCAAAAAGATCTTTAAATGATGTTACTGAACCAAAAAATAGTGGGCCATCTAATTCATAGATTGTCTTGTCGTCTTCATCTCTTTTCTTTGCATGCATTGTCTTTCCGTGCTCCCAAGCAAATACAAGAGCAGAAACAATAATACCAACTAGTACTGCAACAGCTAGGTCCGCTAAGATTGTCACGACAGAAACAAGAATAATAACTAAGAAGTCTGAAAGTGGAACTTTCTTAAATAGACGTAAGCTTGACCATTCAAATGTTCCAATAACAACCATAAACATTACACCAACAAGTGCTCCAAGAGGAATCATCTCAATCAAAGGTGCACCAAAAAGTACAAATCCTAGTAGTAAGATTGCCGCCGTGATACCTGAGAAGCGACCTCGACCTCCACCACGGATATTAATCATTGATTGACCGATCATGGCACAACCACCCATTCCACCAAAGAATCCGTTTACTAAGTTGGCAAGACCTTGACCAACTGATTCACGGTTACCTTGACCTCTAGTATCTGTAAGTTCATCAACTAATTGTAGTGTCATTAGTGATTCAATTAGACCAACTGCTGCTGCAAGGAATGCATATGGAAGAATTAGCTTTAGATTATCCATTGTTAATTCAACGTATGGAATTTTAAATGTTGGAAGACCTGCTGCAATTGTTGTGATTGTCTTATCTTGGTCTTGAACAAAATCAAGTACAGTTCTAACAAGGCCTGGATTTGCTTCATTTAAGAAGTAGCCAATAACAGTAGACGCGACGATACCAACGAGTGTTGCCGGTACGGCCTTTGTTAGTTTTGGTAGGAAAACACTGATCCCCATTGTTAAAGCGATCAATCCACACATTACCAGAAGTTGAGTTGAAGCAAGAAGTTCTCCACCAACCGTAAATTGAGAAAATTGAGCACGGAAGATAATGATAGCAAGACCATTAACAAATCCAAGCATTACTGGATGAGGAACGAGACGAATAAATTTTCCAAGTTTTAGTAATCCAAAAATAATTTGGATTAGTCCCATTATAATTACGGCCGCAAAAAGATAGCTTAATGCATTTTCCATTGCCGCATCAAAAGTCATTCCACTATCTTTGCTCATTTCCATTACTTTATAAACAAGGGGAGCAAAAATAACTGCAACGGCACCTGTCGCACCAGAAATCATTCCTGGACGTCCGCCAAAAATTGCTGTGATAAGTCCCATCATAAAGGCCGCATAAAGACCAACCTTTGGATGAACACCTGCTACGAAAGCAAATGCGATGGCCTCAGGAACAAGTGCTAAAGCAACTGTTAGTCCTGAAAGAAAATCATTTTTTAAGTTCTCTGGTTTCTTGATTGTTAAATCGATAAAACGATTTTTAAGCGAAGCACTCACATCTTCACTATGCTTGATTTTATCAGCTGACATGTCTCTCTTCCTATTTAAGTGTAAGGCTAAATACTATAGTATTTGACGCAACATTTAAAGGTTTTGTTCATTAAATCAAATTATCTTTTCGTTAAAATCACAATAAAAATTATTATTCACGGCGAATTGACCAATTCTCCACAAACTTTAAGCTACAAAATTCCATAATAGGCATGTGGTTATCACACAACTACTACATGGAGACTTATTTATGAAAACTTTTATTGTGAACGAAATCAATCCAATGAGCTTCTCTCAAATAGAGGTGGACTGTCCAAAAGCAAAGGGACGAGATCTCCTCATTGAGGTTAAGTCTGTCTCACTTGGTTCATATGATAATGAAATGAGACCAACACATATGGGAAAGACATTGGGCTTTGATGCTTCAGGTATTGTGGCAGAAGTTGGTGAAGGCGTTCAAGATTTTAAAGTTGGTGATGAAGTTTATTACACTAGTGATATGAAAAGAAGTGGTACTAATTCAGAATTTCAAATTGTGGATGAGAGACTTGTTTCACATAAGCCAAGTAATCTAAGCTTTGCACAAGCGGCAACGCTTCCTTTAGCATCAATTATGGCCTTTGATAGTCTATTTGATAAATTACAAGTTGATCCCGAACGTAGTCGTGGGCAAACAATTTTAATTATCGATGGAGGCAATAGTATTGGTGCCATGGCCACGCAACTGGCCAGCAAAATAACGAATTTAACAATTATTACGACTGCTGATGATATGGAAACGAAGGAGTTTTCAAAGAAGATGGGAGCAGACTTGACCATTAATAGCTCCCTTCCAATTGCTACACAATTAAAGCGAATGGGAATTGATAAAGTTGACTATATTCTTTGTGCTAGCTCTCCGAATCAATACATTCGTAGGCTAAGGGCAATAGTAAGTAAGAAAACTCGTATGGTATCTCTTTTTTCGACTCGAGATGAATTTTTACCTAACGATTTTGTGAGCGCTTTACCAGAAGTTGAGCAAGAGTTTGTTTTAGTTTCTTCAAGCGGAATAGTTGATCATGAAGAATACGGAAATTACTTAAGAGAAGTGACTCATTTAGTTGAAGCTGGGGCGCTTAAGCCTCTTGTTGCAATGGACTTAGGTGAGATCTCTACTGAAACACTAGAGAAAGGACATGGGCTGATTAATCAACGAGATGTTCTTGGAAATATAAGCTTAAGTTTTTAAGCCTCATCAAAACTCCTCCAGGTTTTGTCCGGCCTCTACTCTTCAATTTTATTAAAAGGAGGCCGGTTTTTTTCAAATAGACTTCGATGTGATTTCATTTATAATGATCTCTATGGAAAATAAAATTGATGTATCAGACAAAGTTAAGCAGGCATATGACATTGCAATTAAAGCGCGCTCAAATGCACATGCCCCGTATTCAAAATTTCAAGTAGGTTCGGCCTTAAAACTAAACGGTATTGATGATCCAATCCCAGGTTGTAATGTTGAAAATGCTAGCTACGGTGGAACAATTTGTGCGGAAAGGGGAAGTGTTCTATCAAGTGTTGCACAATTTGGTAAGAAGGATTTCGAATTTATCGTAGTTGTGACAGACCAAGAAGAGCCAGCAGTTCCTTGTGCTTTTTGCCTTCAAGTCATGTCTGAATTTGTAAAGGCAGACTTTCCTGTTTATCTAGGAAATCTAAAAGGAATTACGAAAAAAGTTCTATTTAAAGAACTTCTTCCGCATCCATTTACTGAATTTACTGTTTAGTTTTAGCTTCGAGAAAAAACACTTTTTGTATGGGCACTATAGATTTCGAGATCATTGAGATCTTTTAGTTGCCCAATAAGCTTCTTGTCGTCACTATCTGGAAGATTGTTTTCTAAAATCGTAAAAAAAGACTGGCGATCACTTGCTTCAAATGAAGCCTTTTGAACTACGCGGTATAGGTCTTCTCTTGTATTATTAGAAACTTCAATTAATTTATGTAAAACGAAGCTAGAAAGGTGTTTAAAGTTTTGAGTAACTTTAGATTTCATTGCTTCTTTATCAATGACGAGATCTTCTACAGTGCTATTCATACGCTCAATTGAGTAGAGTAGGATTCCAAACATATCAGGTAGAAAGAACCTTTCAGCACTTGAGTGGCTGATATCTCTTTCATGCCAAAGCAGGCAGTTATCCATTGCTACTTGGTTATATGTTCTAAGCATTCTTGCCATTCCTGTAAGGTTCTCACTTGAGATGGGGTTCTTTTTATGTGGCATTGTCGATGAACCTTTTTGACCTTTTTTAAAGCCTTCAAAAACTTCTGCAACATCAGAGTGTTGAAGATGGCGAATCTCGACACATAGTCTTTCTAAGGCGCAGCCAAATAGTGAGATAATTGTCGTTAGCTTTGCAATGCGATCGCGAGGAATGACTTGCGTTGAAACA
This window encodes:
- a CDS encoding alcohol dehydrogenase catalytic domain-containing protein, with product MKTFIVNEINPMSFSQIEVDCPKAKGRDLLIEVKSVSLGSYDNEMRPTHMGKTLGFDASGIVAEVGEGVQDFKVGDEVYYTSDMKRSGTNSEFQIVDERLVSHKPSNLSFAQAATLPLASIMAFDSLFDKLQVDPERSRGQTILIIDGGNSIGAMATQLASKITNLTIITTADDMETKEFSKKMGADLTINSSLPIATQLKRMGIDKVDYILCASSPNQYIRRLRAIVSKKTRMVSLFSTRDEFLPNDFVSALPEVEQEFVLVSSSGIVDHEEYGNYLREVTHLVEAGALKPLVAMDLGEISTETLEKGHGLINQRDVLGNISLSF
- a CDS encoding DUF3820 family protein, which encodes MEVAFNKEHLLKFVQTTMPFGKYRGRLLIDLPDEYLVWFSQKGFPQGELGRLLEELAEIKLNGLEFLFKDLR
- the cdd gene encoding cytidine deaminase, with the protein product MENKIDVSDKVKQAYDIAIKARSNAHAPYSKFQVGSALKLNGIDDPIPGCNVENASYGGTICAERGSVLSSVAQFGKKDFEFIVVVTDQEEPAVPCAFCLQVMSEFVKADFPVYLGNLKGITKKVLFKELLPHPFTEFTV
- the purB gene encoding adenylosuccinate lyase, giving the protein MIERYEKKEISEIWSEQFKFEKFLEVEIALTKALENAGIIKEAFSNKLNLVTVNPERIKEIERETRHDVIAFCTSITEQLETNEGKYFHFGVTSSDIIDTALTLQIKETLNRILPAFEMLIKTLDEKSNEHMETICIGRSHGIFAEPMSFGQKLRGHLCEFKRRYSDLKDFYDNELTGQISGAVGNYTILTPAIEAEVLNFLGLKVEPVSTQVIPRDRIAKLTTIISLFGCALERLCVEIRHLQHSDVAEVFEGFKKGQKGSSTMPHKKNPISSENLTGMARMLRTYNQVAMDNCLLWHERDISHSSAERFFLPDMFGILLYSIERMNSTVEDLVIDKEAMKSKVTQNFKHLSSFVLHKLIEVSNNTREDLYRVVQKASFEASDRQSFFTILENNLPDSDDKKLIGQLKDLNDLEIYSAHTKSVFSRS
- a CDS encoding DEAD/DEAH box helicase; protein product: MAEFTQLGLSQTIEEALLKKGYTKPTQIQAEGIPAVLEGKDLLAISQTGSGKTAAFSTPILDLISKSKSKLKPFHIRSLIIAPTRELAMQVEESFKEYGKGLALSTLAVYGGSAKKLQVQKLAKGIQILVATPGRLVDLIRDEKIFLDEVTHLVLDEADRMLDMGFKDDLEFVLKRLPESKQCLFFSATMAKEVEAIANKLLQNPHKIEIAPVKARHEGIRQMAYLVEEERKADFLLKFLKDRQVKSIIVFVKTKSDANKLERHLKANQIKACAIHGDRDQRQRIYNLKEFQKGNMHVLVATDIAARGLDIDGVGYVLNFSLPQQVENYTHRIGRTGRGGRRGIAISYISPSEEKYFKRIQKELGLDIHIKGPTK
- a CDS encoding SulP family inorganic anion transporter; translated protein: MSADKIKHSEDVSASLKNRFIDLTIKKPENLKNDFLSGLTVALALVPEAIAFAFVAGVHPKVGLYAAFMMGLITAIFGGRPGMISGATGAVAVIFAPLVYKVMEMSKDSGMTFDAAMENALSYLFAAVIIMGLIQIIFGLLKLGKFIRLVPHPVMLGFVNGLAIIIFRAQFSQFTVGGELLASTQLLVMCGLIALTMGISVFLPKLTKAVPATLVGIVASTVIGYFLNEANPGLVRTVLDFVQDQDKTITTIAAGLPTFKIPYVELTMDNLKLILPYAFLAAAVGLIESLMTLQLVDELTDTRGQGNRESVGQGLANLVNGFFGGMGGCAMIGQSMINIRGGGRGRFSGITAAILLLGFVLFGAPLIEMIPLGALVGVMFMVVIGTFEWSSLRLFKKVPLSDFLVIILVSVVTILADLAVAVLVGIIVSALVFAWEHGKTMHAKKRDEDDKTIYELDGPLFFGSVTSFKDLFDFKDDKEHVYIDFDNSRVWDHSGIEALQNITERYAQQGKKLHLLNLSKDCLILLDKASNIVELSVIEDLNTHIADDRLDG
- a CDS encoding SWIB/MDM2 domain-containing protein, with translation MSEEKGLKKPVKLKSDLAAMLGETELPRTEITKRLWDYIKEKGLQTKTENGKPENAGKFIVADATLLSIFKHTHSTSKSGKVTDLRNMKEGETINMMQMAAVVGANIEK